CTGGCCAGCATTACCCCCTTCGGGTCTCCGGTCGTGCCCGAGGTGTAGGGGATGAACGCCAGGCTGTCAGTGGCGACGTGGGTACCACCGGCTGCTGCATCGAAGCTCCTCCAGGACTGATCACTGTCAATGGACAGTATGTGCGTCCCCATGAATCCGTCCAGTCTGGACAGGTGGGGAGATTTGGTGACCACCACCTTGGGCTGCGATTCTGCGACTATGGCCCGCAGCAAAGGTTCAGGAGAGTCGAGGTCCATGGGCATGAAGGCCCCGCCGGCCTTCAGAGTTCCGATGCTCGCGACGATGTACTCCGGGCAGGTCTCCATGAAAATGCCAACCGGGTCATCAGTTGAAACACCGCAATAGCGAAGGTAGACGCCAAGTGCGTCCGTCGCCTCATCAAGTTGACTGTAAGACATCTCCTCATGGCCGAACACTATTGCCGGCTCATCTGGAGTCTCCAAGGCTTGGGTCTTGAAAAGGTCTTGCAGACTATGCTCTACAGAAATCATAAGCGCTATCTCATCCTGCTCAGACACACATCAGGGAAGTATTGCGGAATTTGACACAATACCAATTGCGTGTGATTACGCCATGTGGTCGTTGGGTAGCCCGTTCGGATCGGCGATGACCTGCGAAGTGGAGCCAGAGAGCCCTGCTCTATGACCACATCGAGTCGTATGCGGCGCGATTAAGGCTAATTGTCATTAGCCTACAAAAGATTAGCCATAAAGTAAACCGGCATGAAGCATAAAGTAAACCGACCAACCGGAGCTTCACCACGGGAGTGGTGCCCCTTAGCTTGGCATTAGGCCACTTTCACCCTCACCCCGAGGGAGCTTACGGGGATAGGCATTCGCAAACCGTCATCCCGCGAAAGCGGGAACCCACGTTAGTGGCTCGCCGCTCGGCAATCCAGAGGACGGGGTGTCCTTCGACAAGCTCAGAGCCTGCGCCGGACTTGATCCTGTGACGAACGAGTTGTCGGTTTACCTACCCCTGTCAGCCCTGAGGAGAGGGGGTTATGCGAAGGAGCCTCAGTTTGCGG
Above is a genomic segment from Dehalococcoidia bacterium containing:
- a CDS encoding AMP-binding protein, which encodes METPDEPAIVFGHEEMSYSQLDEATDALGVYLRYCGVSTDDPVGIFMETCPEYIVASIGTLKAGGAFMPMDLDSPEPLLRAIVAESQPKVVVTKSPHLSRLDGFMGTHILSIDSDQSWRSFDAAAGGTHVATDSLAFIPYTSGTTGDPKGVMLA